GGTTCTGAAAGAAGGAGAAGTGTTGTATGAAAGACGTGCAGCCTGAGTGGCCAGGGTTTGAAAAGGCAGAAGTGGCTCATCGAGCATTGGGGACGAAGATCCTGAGAATCCTAAAATCCTGTAAATCCCAATTCAGACAGTTGCCACGATCCACTGGTCAATGTAGGCAATCGAACCGATAATTAACGGCCAAACAAGCGTTTCCAGAAAGATGGCTTTCGATTATCTTCTATCAAGAGTTGGACCTGATCCGTAACCTGTTGGATCGATCTGTGAGAGACAGCTAACAGTTGAGAAAGACGCTCTATATGCTGATTCATGGCCTCAATTTGGTTGTCTCGGTTGGCTAATAATTCTCGCAAGTGTCTTGTTTCATCCTGCAAGTGTTCAAGGGCTAGCTGAGTATCCATCTGGACATTAGGGTTTAGATAGTGTTCAAATGTGCTATCGACTTGAACGTACCATTTCCCGTCTACCTTTTCGCCGTTTAGTTT
The Candidatus Poribacteria bacterium DNA segment above includes these coding regions:
- a CDS encoding helix-turn-helix domain-containing protein; the protein is MDTKLTVNQAARKLNLSSKNVRRWLKSGKLNGEKVDGKWYVQVDSTFEHYLNPNVQMDTQLALEHLQDETRHLRELLANRDNQIEAMNQHIERLSQLLAVSHRSIQQVTDQVQLLIEDNRKPSFWKRLFGR